One Cellulomonas sp. Y8 DNA segment encodes these proteins:
- a CDS encoding sensor histidine kinase KdpD: protein MRARLLLAFVPAVLGLLGAVVALASGRSLRVVVGTPLPVALAVPGLLLTAVVLLALAAARDRRRAVAAAGEAAGRAGREEERAAHRRFLLRLDHEMKNPVTALRAALPGVVPDPSALDPAAARAHDTLQQQTARLSTLVAELRKIAELETRPLEREDVDLAQVVEDAVADLRDQAAASGVPRAITVQLPQAPWPLPHVRGDVDLLYLAVYNLLANALKFSPAGSTVEVRGRDDDGVVEVEVADSGTGIPAHELDSVFDELARGEQARGTPGSGLGLALVRVVAERHGGAVDLRSRPGQGTSARLRMPAG, encoded by the coding sequence GTGAGGGCGCGCCTCCTGCTCGCGTTCGTCCCCGCCGTCCTCGGGCTGCTCGGGGCGGTCGTCGCGCTGGCGTCGGGCCGGTCCCTGCGCGTGGTGGTCGGCACGCCGCTGCCCGTCGCGCTCGCCGTGCCCGGCCTGCTGCTGACCGCCGTCGTCCTGCTGGCGCTGGCGGCCGCGCGGGACCGGCGCCGCGCCGTGGCCGCCGCCGGGGAGGCGGCCGGCCGCGCGGGTCGCGAGGAGGAGCGCGCCGCGCACCGCCGGTTCCTGCTGCGGCTCGACCACGAGATGAAGAACCCGGTGACCGCGCTGCGCGCCGCGCTCCCGGGCGTCGTCCCGGACCCGTCGGCGCTCGACCCGGCCGCGGCGCGCGCCCACGACACGCTCCAGCAGCAGACCGCCCGGCTGTCGACGCTGGTCGCCGAGCTGCGCAAGATCGCCGAGCTCGAGACGCGTCCGCTGGAGCGCGAGGACGTCGACCTCGCCCAGGTGGTCGAGGACGCCGTCGCCGACCTCCGGGACCAGGCCGCCGCGTCGGGCGTCCCGCGCGCGATCACCGTCCAGCTGCCGCAGGCGCCGTGGCCGCTGCCGCACGTCCGCGGCGACGTCGACCTGCTCTACCTGGCCGTCTACAACCTGCTGGCGAACGCGCTGAAGTTCTCCCCCGCCGGGTCGACCGTCGAGGTGCGCGGGCGGGACGACGACGGGGTCGTGGAGGTCGAGGTCGCCGACTCCGGCACCGGGATCCCCGCGCACGAGCTCGACTCCGTGTTCGACGAGCTGGCCCGCGGCGAGCAGGCCCGGGGCACGCCGGGGTCGGGGCTCGGGCTGGCGCTGGTGCGGGTGGTGGCGGAGCGGCACGGCGGCGCGGTCGACCTGCGGTCGCGGCCGGGGCAGGGCACGAGCGCGCGGCTGCGGATGCCGGCGGGCTGA
- a CDS encoding siderophore-interacting protein — protein MTASTAAPAVTTPFRFFDVRVSRIVDLSPSFRRFTFTGDDLDQFADNGFDQRIKLLLPLPCGYDVVPTGESWYLQWRELPDELRHPIRTYTARTARHDVRELDVDMVLHGDAGPASAWAGCAQVGDSLVILGPNREHAGPSGGIDFVPPAHADRLLLAGDETAAPAIAGILERLPRDARGEALIEVPVTGDAIPVDAPTGVTVRWLPRDGAAHGSLLVPAVQAACKRLMPHDAPLPEGMELEDVDIDSGILWEVPVDWSTGEPLRQSAALYAWLAGEAGAIKTRRRHLVGSCGVDRKAVAFMGYWREGRAEGA, from the coding sequence ATGACAGCGTCCACCGCCGCGCCGGCCGTCACCACGCCGTTCCGGTTCTTCGACGTCCGGGTGTCGCGGATCGTGGACCTCAGCCCCTCGTTCCGCCGGTTCACGTTCACCGGCGACGACCTCGACCAGTTCGCCGACAACGGCTTCGACCAGCGCATCAAGCTGCTGCTCCCGCTGCCCTGCGGCTACGACGTCGTCCCGACCGGCGAGTCCTGGTACCTGCAGTGGCGCGAGCTGCCCGACGAGCTCCGGCACCCGATCCGCACATACACCGCGCGGACCGCCCGCCACGACGTCCGCGAGCTCGACGTCGACATGGTGCTGCACGGCGACGCCGGCCCCGCGTCCGCGTGGGCCGGCTGCGCCCAGGTCGGCGACTCGCTCGTCATCCTCGGCCCGAACCGCGAGCACGCGGGCCCGTCCGGCGGCATCGACTTCGTCCCGCCGGCGCACGCCGACCGCCTGCTGCTCGCGGGCGACGAGACCGCCGCGCCCGCCATCGCCGGCATCCTCGAGCGGCTGCCCCGGGACGCCCGCGGCGAGGCGCTGATCGAGGTCCCGGTCACCGGCGACGCGATCCCGGTCGACGCCCCGACCGGCGTCACCGTCCGCTGGCTGCCGCGCGACGGCGCCGCGCACGGCTCGCTGCTCGTCCCGGCCGTGCAGGCCGCGTGCAAGCGGCTCATGCCGCACGACGCCCCGCTGCCCGAGGGCATGGAGCTCGAGGACGTCGACATCGACTCCGGCATCCTGTGGGAGGTGCCCGTCGACTGGTCGACCGGCGAGCCCCTGCGCCAGTCCGCCGCGCTGTACGCGTGGCTCGCGGGGGAGGCCGGGGCGATCAAGACGCGGCGCCGGCACCTCGTCGGGTCGTGCGGGGTGGACCGGAAGGCCGTGGCGTTCATGGGGTACTGGCGCGAGGGGCGGGCCGAGGGGGCCTGA
- a CDS encoding DUF3060 domain-containing protein: MRRRRAVGPVVAAAAVLALALAGCSVEVVDADPTPASPRATSGAPQEGAGAGAPDAGTNPSGGTKTRGPAPDDGPGSTALPGRAGLLPVTTAQVTCAGGDVAVSRAGAAVEVTDDCETLTVDGAAAVVVAGDVGHLVVAGAGAQVAVRSVTTVTIESSAVTVTWEEGTPTVSGDTPGSAYGAVAPG; encoded by the coding sequence GTGAGGCGCCGCCGGGCGGTGGGCCCCGTGGTCGCGGCCGCGGCCGTCCTCGCCCTCGCCCTGGCCGGGTGCAGCGTCGAGGTCGTGGACGCGGACCCGACGCCGGCGTCGCCGCGCGCGACGTCCGGGGCGCCGCAGGAGGGGGCCGGGGCGGGTGCCCCGGACGCGGGGACCAACCCGTCCGGCGGCACGAAGACCCGGGGCCCCGCCCCCGACGACGGCCCGGGCAGCACCGCGCTCCCCGGTCGCGCCGGGCTCCTGCCCGTCACCACCGCCCAGGTCACCTGCGCCGGTGGCGACGTGGCCGTGAGCCGGGCGGGGGCGGCCGTCGAGGTCACCGACGACTGCGAGACCCTCACGGTCGACGGCGCGGCCGCCGTCGTCGTGGCCGGCGACGTCGGGCACCTGGTGGTCGCCGGCGCCGGCGCCCAGGTCGCGGTCCGCAGCGTCACCACCGTGACCATCGAGTCGTCCGCCGTGACCGTGACCTGGGAGGAGGGCACCCCGACGGTGTCCGGCGACACCCCGGGCAGCGCCTACGGCGCGGTGGCGCCGGGATGA
- a CDS encoding DUF4190 domain-containing protein, whose product MSTPQPYRPAPQPYPQVVTRPTNALAVVTLVLGLLGFAVVPVVTGHVALRQIRTRGEGGTACAVIGLVLGYLALATYVVVALVITGFLVWGGTR is encoded by the coding sequence ATGAGCACCCCGCAGCCGTACCGGCCCGCCCCGCAGCCGTACCCGCAGGTCGTCACCCGGCCGACCAACGCCCTCGCCGTCGTCACCCTCGTCCTGGGCCTGCTCGGGTTCGCCGTCGTCCCGGTCGTCACGGGGCACGTCGCGCTGCGCCAGATCCGGACCCGGGGCGAGGGCGGCACCGCGTGCGCGGTGATCGGCCTGGTCCTCGGCTACCTGGCGCTCGCGACCTACGTGGTCGTCGCGCTCGTCATCACCGGCTTCCTGGTGTGGGGCGGGACGCGGTGA
- a CDS encoding SDR family oxidoreductase: protein MSIVVTGATGHLGRLVVTHLLADGVPADQVVAAGRRTETLADLAERGVRVATLDYGQPETIAAALEGAETVLLVSGSEVGQRVEQHRAVIEAAKAAGVRRLVYTSAPKADTSPLVLAPEHKATEDILRASGLTFTILRNGWYTENYVGDVQQARETGEIVGSFGDGRVASAPRDDFAAAAAVVLRTEGHDDAVYELSGDEAWGFDELAAAASEVLGRPVVYRAVSPEQRAADLAAAGLDEGTVGFVVALEGNTRDGLLAETPGDLSRLIGRPTTPLVEALRAALAQA, encoded by the coding sequence ATGTCGATCGTCGTCACCGGCGCCACCGGCCACCTCGGCCGCCTCGTCGTCACCCACCTGCTCGCCGACGGCGTCCCGGCCGACCAGGTCGTCGCCGCCGGCCGTCGCACCGAGACCCTCGCGGACCTCGCCGAGCGCGGCGTGCGCGTCGCGACCCTCGACTACGGGCAGCCGGAGACCATCGCGGCCGCGCTCGAGGGCGCCGAGACCGTGCTGCTGGTGTCGGGCAGCGAGGTCGGGCAGCGCGTCGAGCAGCACCGCGCCGTCATCGAGGCGGCCAAGGCCGCGGGCGTGCGCCGCCTCGTCTACACGTCCGCGCCGAAGGCCGACACCTCGCCGCTGGTGCTCGCCCCCGAGCACAAGGCCACCGAGGACATCCTCCGCGCGTCCGGCCTGACCTTCACCATCCTGCGCAACGGCTGGTACACCGAGAACTACGTCGGCGACGTGCAGCAGGCGCGGGAGACCGGCGAGATCGTCGGCTCGTTCGGCGACGGCCGGGTGGCCTCCGCGCCGCGCGACGACTTCGCCGCGGCGGCCGCCGTCGTGCTGCGCACCGAGGGCCACGACGACGCCGTGTACGAGCTGTCCGGCGACGAGGCGTGGGGCTTCGACGAGCTCGCCGCGGCCGCGTCCGAGGTGCTGGGCCGCCCGGTCGTCTACCGCGCGGTGTCGCCGGAGCAGCGCGCCGCCGACCTCGCCGCCGCGGGCCTGGACGAGGGCACCGTCGGCTTCGTGGTCGCCCTGGAGGGGAACACCCGCGACGGCCTGCTGGCGGAGACCCCGGGCGACCTGTCGCGCCTGATCGGCCGCCCGACCACCCCGCTGGTCGAGGCCCTCCGCGCGGCCCTCGCCCAGGCCTGA
- a CDS encoding helix-turn-helix domain-containing protein: MAVSIEDTATATPGSVLGDLLTDGVLASACPSRVVLDHVTSKWGVLVLVALSERTLRWGELRRLVEGISEKMLASTLRTLEADGLVLREATPSIPPRVDYSLTPLGRELADHLLPLMGWIVRHADAMVARP, from the coding sequence ATGGCGGTAAGCATCGAGGACACGGCCACGGCCACCCCCGGATCTGTTCTGGGTGACCTGCTCACAGACGGCGTCCTCGCCTCCGCGTGCCCGAGCCGGGTCGTCCTGGACCACGTGACCAGCAAGTGGGGTGTGCTCGTCCTGGTTGCGCTGTCGGAGCGCACGCTCCGCTGGGGCGAGCTGCGCCGGCTCGTCGAGGGCATCAGCGAGAAGATGCTCGCCTCCACGCTCCGCACGCTCGAGGCCGACGGCCTGGTGCTCCGCGAGGCCACCCCGTCCATCCCGCCCCGGGTCGACTACTCGCTCACCCCGCTCGGCCGCGAGCTCGCCGACCACCTGCTGCCGCTGATGGGCTGGATCGTGCGGCACGCGGACGCGATGGTCGCGCGGCCCTGA
- a CDS encoding OmpA family protein: MPLQPRGRHALLTAAALVVLTACGTDAPKKADDRDRPAASPAATTRAPAPTPTLPAVAGYEPGEIPPVPLIVLPDLSMLDASLAGFALDVDAAVGDIPGVTVTPTHCDASGAVEVGRGALLAYGDGSGVFTAPDGSVVNYGDGSGTYVLNGTTVTVYGDGSGTYAADGVSVVSYGDGSGVYDDGTTHVYVHTDGGGGWSRGDRSVVNYGDGSGVASDGETRIVNYGDGSGMYSDGTLTVQNFGDGTGTVDGVPVEVDPLPRVPRLGAFPSMGTIAPVPSCGATLTLDAGVLFDFGSAEIRPDAEESLDALATALAGVAAPNGSVEGHTDSVSSAEFNQRLSEDRARAVADHLARGGVGTAFDVVGHGEDRPVAPNEVDGQDNPAGRQLNRRVEILLPGVTS, from the coding sequence ATGCCGCTTCAGCCGCGAGGCCGCCACGCCCTGCTCACCGCCGCCGCCCTGGTCGTCCTGACCGCATGCGGCACCGACGCGCCGAAGAAGGCCGACGACCGGGACCGCCCCGCCGCCTCGCCCGCGGCGACCACCCGTGCGCCCGCGCCGACGCCGACGCTCCCCGCCGTCGCCGGGTACGAGCCCGGGGAGATCCCGCCCGTCCCGCTGATCGTGCTGCCGGACCTGTCGATGCTCGACGCCTCGCTCGCCGGGTTCGCGCTCGACGTCGACGCCGCCGTCGGCGACATCCCGGGCGTGACGGTCACGCCGACGCACTGCGACGCGAGCGGCGCGGTCGAGGTCGGTCGGGGTGCGCTGCTGGCCTACGGCGACGGCTCGGGCGTGTTCACCGCTCCGGACGGGTCGGTCGTGAACTACGGGGACGGGTCGGGCACCTACGTGCTGAACGGCACCACGGTGACCGTCTACGGCGACGGCTCGGGCACCTACGCCGCCGACGGGGTCTCGGTCGTGAGCTACGGCGACGGCTCGGGCGTCTACGACGACGGGACCACCCACGTCTACGTGCACACCGACGGCGGCGGCGGCTGGTCCCGCGGCGACCGCTCGGTCGTCAACTACGGGGACGGGTCCGGCGTCGCGTCCGACGGGGAGACCCGGATCGTCAACTACGGCGACGGCTCGGGGATGTACTCCGACGGCACGCTGACCGTGCAGAACTTCGGCGACGGCACCGGGACCGTGGACGGCGTGCCGGTCGAGGTCGACCCGCTGCCGCGCGTGCCCCGGCTCGGCGCCTTCCCGTCGATGGGCACGATCGCCCCGGTGCCGTCGTGCGGCGCCACCCTCACCCTCGACGCCGGGGTGCTGTTCGACTTCGGGTCCGCGGAGATCCGGCCGGACGCCGAGGAGTCCCTGGACGCGCTGGCGACGGCGCTCGCGGGGGTCGCGGCGCCCAACGGGTCCGTCGAGGGGCACACCGACTCCGTGTCGTCCGCCGAGTTCAACCAGCGGCTCTCCGAGGACCGCGCGCGGGCCGTGGCCGACCACCTCGCCCGGGGCGGCGTCGGCACCGCGTTCGACGTCGTCGGCCACGGCGAGGACCGGCCCGTCGCGCCGAACGAGGTCGACGGGCAGGACAACCCGGCGGGCCGGCAGCTGAACCGGCGGGTGGAGATCCTGCTGCCCGGGGTGACGTCGTGA
- the nhaA gene encoding Na+/H+ antiporter NhaA yields the protein MTSSPPHAHAPSALSRWASRETTGGALLVAAALVALVWANSPWRGAYADLSGFTVGPAALHLDLDLAHWAADGLLAIFFFAVGLELKHEIVAGSLRDPRRAAVPVLAAVGGMLVPAALYVAVVVAAGDDDALSGWAVPTATDIAFALAVLAIFGRGLPIAIRTFLLTLAVVDDLLAITVIAAFYSDGLAWGPLAGALAAVAVFAALARSPYVHPWLLWPVGLVAWGFMHASGVHATIAGVLLGLAVPARPVNREAGSRAQRYEHAIKPWSAVVALPVFAFFAAGVTVVGGDGFAGLMAEPVVPAVVLGLVAGKVIGILGVVALVTRGSGLRLPDGIGVRDLAPVALLAGIGFTVSLLIAELAFAGDEPMVGAAKIAVLGATLVAATGAAVLLRRDARRPRDADMNEDGRVDRVQPAVGGGLAGPGAAR from the coding sequence ATGACGTCCTCGCCCCCGCACGCCCACGCCCCGTCCGCGCTGTCCCGCTGGGCGTCCCGCGAGACGACGGGCGGAGCCCTGCTGGTCGCCGCCGCGCTCGTCGCCCTGGTCTGGGCCAACTCGCCGTGGCGCGGCGCCTACGCCGACCTGTCCGGGTTCACGGTGGGGCCGGCCGCGCTGCACCTGGACCTGGACCTGGCGCACTGGGCGGCGGACGGGCTGCTGGCGATCTTCTTCTTCGCGGTCGGGCTCGAGCTCAAGCACGAGATCGTCGCCGGTAGCCTGCGGGATCCGCGCCGCGCAGCCGTCCCGGTGCTGGCGGCCGTCGGCGGGATGCTCGTGCCGGCCGCGCTGTACGTCGCGGTCGTGGTGGCGGCCGGGGACGACGACGCGCTGTCGGGCTGGGCGGTGCCGACGGCCACCGACATCGCCTTCGCCCTCGCCGTGCTGGCGATCTTCGGCCGCGGGCTGCCGATCGCGATCCGCACGTTCCTGCTCACGCTGGCCGTGGTCGACGACCTCCTCGCGATCACGGTGATCGCGGCGTTCTACTCCGACGGCCTGGCCTGGGGCCCGCTCGCGGGCGCGCTGGCGGCGGTCGCCGTGTTCGCGGCGCTCGCCCGCTCGCCGTACGTCCACCCGTGGCTGCTGTGGCCGGTCGGGCTGGTCGCCTGGGGGTTCATGCACGCCTCGGGCGTGCACGCCACCATCGCCGGGGTCCTGCTCGGGCTCGCCGTGCCGGCGCGCCCGGTCAACCGGGAGGCGGGCTCGCGCGCGCAGCGCTACGAGCACGCGATCAAGCCCTGGTCCGCGGTGGTCGCGCTGCCGGTGTTCGCGTTCTTCGCGGCCGGGGTGACGGTCGTGGGCGGCGACGGGTTCGCCGGGTTGATGGCGGAGCCGGTGGTGCCCGCGGTCGTCCTCGGCCTCGTCGCGGGCAAGGTGATCGGGATCCTGGGCGTCGTCGCGCTGGTGACGCGCGGGTCGGGCCTGCGCCTGCCGGACGGGATCGGCGTGCGGGACCTGGCGCCGGTGGCGCTCCTCGCCGGCATCGGGTTCACCGTGTCGCTGCTGATCGCCGAGCTCGCCTTCGCGGGCGACGAGCCGATGGTCGGCGCCGCGAAGATCGCCGTGCTCGGGGCGACCCTGGTCGCGGCGACGGGCGCGGCCGTGCTGCTGCGCCGGGACGCCCGCCGCCCCCGGGATGCCGACATGAACGAGGACGGCCGGGTGGACCGGGTCCAGCCGGCGGTCGGTGGCGGGTTGGCCGGTCCCGGAGCCGCGCGGTGA
- the bsh gene encoding choloylglycine hydrolase encodes MCTGIRFSDGQGHLYLARNLDWTSGYGEHVVVTPTGYRPRSPFGAVTEVRHAVIGMGIVEAGTPLYFDCGNDAGLAVAGLNFPGYAQYATGPVEGATNVAAFELPFWVAAQFSSVDEVEVALRDVVVVDRPVDERYPSSLLHWVVGDADRAIVLEHTSDGLHVFDDDVDVLTNQPGFGWHHENLRNYLNVSPEFPDETVVGRAKLTPFGSGSHMRGVPGDYSSPSRFVRAAYVHAHYPEKTTEEENVSRAFHTLQQVAMVDGAAAMASGEFEKTIYTGLFSSRTGTYYWNTYEDPAVRSAALGDQPTDGAELVEV; translated from the coding sequence ATGTGCACAGGGATCCGGTTCTCGGACGGCCAGGGCCATCTCTACCTGGCACGGAATCTCGACTGGACCAGCGGCTACGGCGAGCACGTCGTGGTGACGCCGACGGGGTACCGCCCGCGGTCGCCGTTCGGCGCCGTCACGGAGGTCCGGCACGCGGTCATCGGCATGGGGATCGTGGAGGCGGGCACGCCGCTGTACTTCGACTGCGGCAACGACGCCGGGCTCGCCGTCGCGGGCCTCAACTTCCCGGGGTACGCGCAGTACGCCACTGGACCGGTCGAGGGCGCGACGAACGTCGCCGCCTTCGAGCTGCCGTTCTGGGTGGCGGCGCAGTTCTCGTCGGTCGACGAGGTCGAGGTGGCGCTACGCGACGTCGTCGTCGTGGACCGGCCGGTCGACGAGCGCTACCCGAGCTCGCTGCTGCACTGGGTCGTCGGGGACGCGGACCGCGCGATCGTCCTGGAGCACACGAGCGACGGCCTGCACGTCTTCGACGACGACGTCGACGTCCTGACGAACCAGCCCGGCTTCGGCTGGCACCACGAGAACCTGCGGAACTACCTCAACGTCTCGCCGGAGTTCCCCGACGAGACCGTGGTCGGCCGGGCGAAGCTGACGCCGTTCGGCTCGGGCTCGCACATGCGCGGGGTCCCGGGCGACTACTCCTCGCCGTCGCGGTTCGTCCGCGCGGCCTACGTGCACGCGCACTACCCCGAGAAGACGACGGAGGAGGAGAACGTCAGCCGCGCGTTCCACACGCTGCAGCAGGTGGCGATGGTGGACGGCGCCGCGGCCATGGCCTCCGGCGAGTTCGAGAAGACGATCTACACCGGGCTGTTCTCGTCGCGCACCGGGACGTACTACTGGAACACCTACGAGGACCCGGCGGTCCGGAGCGCCGCGCTGGGCGACCAGCCGACCGACGGGGCGGAGCTGGTCGAGGTGTAG
- a CDS encoding TIGR03557 family F420-dependent LLM class oxidoreductase, with protein sequence MTRFGYTLMTEQSGPKQLVGYAADAEKTGFDFVVSSDHYFPWVDEQGHAPYAWSLLGAVSQVTSRVDLMTYVTCPTVRYHPAVVAQKAATLGVLSDGRFTLGLGAGENLNEHVVGERWPAVGERHDMLEEAIEIIRSLLDGDRLTFDGVHFRTDSAQLWDLPDTPVEIGVAVSGAQSVSRFAPLADHLVATDPEADLLRSWDEARAQAADAIGGQTPPPSRKIGQIPISWDPDLATAKERAHEQFRWFAGGWSVNADLPTTEAFAAASQFVRPDDVADTIPCGPDLDAIVAKIQPYWEAGFTDIALVQVGDQAQQRFLDEVAGPLLEKLRDAAPSS encoded by the coding sequence ATGACGCGATTCGGGTACACCCTCATGACCGAGCAGTCCGGGCCGAAGCAGCTCGTGGGGTACGCGGCCGACGCCGAGAAGACCGGCTTCGACTTCGTGGTCTCCTCGGACCACTACTTCCCGTGGGTCGACGAGCAGGGGCACGCGCCGTACGCGTGGTCGCTGCTCGGCGCGGTCTCGCAGGTGACGTCCCGCGTCGACCTGATGACCTACGTGACCTGCCCGACCGTCCGGTACCACCCGGCCGTCGTCGCGCAGAAGGCCGCCACCCTCGGCGTCCTCTCCGACGGCCGGTTCACCCTCGGTCTCGGTGCGGGCGAGAACCTGAACGAGCACGTGGTCGGCGAGCGCTGGCCCGCGGTCGGCGAGCGGCACGACATGCTCGAGGAGGCGATCGAGATCATCCGGTCGCTGCTCGACGGCGACCGCCTGACGTTCGACGGCGTGCACTTCCGCACCGACTCCGCGCAGCTCTGGGACCTCCCGGACACCCCGGTGGAGATCGGCGTCGCCGTGTCCGGCGCGCAGTCGGTGTCCCGGTTCGCGCCGCTGGCCGACCACCTGGTCGCCACCGACCCCGAGGCAGACCTGCTGCGGTCCTGGGACGAGGCCCGGGCCCAGGCCGCGGACGCGATCGGCGGCCAGACCCCGCCGCCGTCCCGCAAGATCGGCCAGATCCCGATCTCGTGGGATCCTGACCTGGCGACGGCGAAGGAGCGGGCGCACGAGCAGTTCCGCTGGTTCGCCGGCGGCTGGAGCGTGAACGCCGACCTCCCGACCACCGAGGCCTTCGCGGCCGCGAGCCAGTTCGTCCGGCCGGACGACGTCGCCGACACCATCCCGTGCGGCCCCGACCTCGACGCGATCGTCGCGAAGATCCAGCCGTACTGGGAGGCCGGGTTCACCGACATCGCGCTGGTCCAGGTCGGCGACCAGGCGCAGCAGCGGTTCCTCGACGAGGTCGCGGGCCCGCTGCTCGAGAAGCTCCGGGACGCCGCGCCGTCGTCCTGA
- a CDS encoding response regulator transcription factor produces the protein MTAGAPRVLLVDDEEAIRDGLASFLTRSGMEVETAADGEAALVAHARWRPDILVCDVLMPRLDGRSVVRRLRAAGDWTPVVLLTQVGESSERSAALDEGADDYLNKPFDPQELHARVRAVLRRAVPGQPSLASAERLVSGDLVVDRTARRVWVAGREVALTPKASLLLDYLMTHPDELHTRERLLQALWGFELAVSSRAVDHRVAEIRRVLGDDAAAPRYVETVPAGGYRFCGPVQRGTRP, from the coding sequence GTGACCGCGGGCGCGCCGCGCGTCCTGCTGGTCGACGACGAGGAGGCGATCCGCGACGGCCTCGCCTCGTTCCTCACCCGGAGCGGCATGGAGGTCGAGACCGCCGCCGACGGCGAGGCCGCCCTGGTCGCGCACGCCCGGTGGCGCCCCGACATCCTGGTGTGCGACGTGCTCATGCCGCGGCTCGACGGCCGGTCCGTGGTCCGCCGGCTGCGCGCGGCCGGCGACTGGACGCCGGTGGTCCTGCTGACCCAGGTCGGCGAGTCCTCGGAGCGGTCCGCGGCCCTCGACGAGGGCGCCGACGACTACCTGAACAAGCCGTTCGACCCCCAGGAGCTGCACGCCCGGGTCCGCGCCGTCCTCCGCCGGGCGGTGCCGGGCCAGCCGTCCCTCGCCTCGGCCGAGCGGCTGGTCAGCGGCGACCTGGTCGTGGACCGGACGGCACGGCGCGTGTGGGTCGCCGGCCGCGAGGTCGCGCTGACCCCCAAGGCGTCGCTGCTGCTCGACTACCTGATGACGCACCCCGACGAGCTGCACACCCGCGAGCGGCTGCTGCAGGCGCTGTGGGGCTTCGAGCTCGCGGTGAGCAGCCGCGCCGTCGACCACCGGGTCGCGGAGATCCGCCGCGTCCTCGGGGACGACGCGGCCGCGCCGCGCTACGTCGAGACCGTGCCGGCGGGCGGCTACCGGTTCTGCGGCCCGGTGCAGCGCGGGACCCGGCCGTGA
- a CDS encoding VIT1/CCC1 family protein, with protein sequence MPPTDQAPGAPAVAPTARQIRRWRRYLADERAEAAAYRDLASRRTGEERAILLALADAEKRHEQHWLDLLGDRVGRPLPGDIRSRVLGALARRFGGVFVLALAQRAEARSGYGDEADATATMAADERIHEEVVRSLAMRGRSRMSGTFRAAVFGANDGLVSNLALVLGIGASGVATSTVLLTGLAGLLAGALSMGAGEYVSVRSQRELLEASRPSAQARDALPHLDLDANELALVYRARGMGADEAQARAATVLADLSAVGGAAAALPAQDAASAGEEVDEHETVGSAMGAALASFCFFAGGAIVPVVPYLIGLEGWAAVALASGLVGIALLGTGATVGVLSGSSPAKRALRQLAIGFGAAAATYVLGLAFGTSTA encoded by the coding sequence GTGCCACCCACCGACCAGGCCCCCGGGGCCCCCGCCGTCGCGCCCACCGCCCGCCAGATCCGCCGCTGGCGCCGTTACCTCGCGGACGAGCGCGCCGAGGCCGCCGCCTACCGCGACCTCGCCTCGCGCCGGACCGGCGAGGAGCGCGCGATCCTGCTCGCCCTCGCCGACGCCGAGAAGCGGCACGAGCAGCACTGGCTCGACCTGCTCGGTGACCGCGTCGGCCGCCCGCTGCCCGGCGACATCCGGTCACGGGTGCTCGGCGCGCTCGCGCGGCGGTTCGGGGGCGTGTTCGTCCTGGCGCTCGCCCAGCGCGCCGAGGCGCGGTCCGGCTACGGCGACGAGGCCGACGCCACCGCGACCATGGCCGCGGACGAGCGCATCCACGAGGAGGTCGTGCGCAGCCTCGCCATGCGCGGGCGCAGCCGGATGTCCGGCACGTTCCGCGCCGCGGTGTTCGGCGCCAACGACGGCCTGGTGAGCAACCTGGCGCTGGTGCTCGGCATCGGGGCGAGCGGCGTCGCGACGTCGACGGTCCTGCTGACCGGCCTCGCGGGTCTGCTCGCCGGCGCGCTGTCGATGGGCGCGGGCGAGTACGTGTCGGTGCGGTCGCAGCGCGAGCTGCTGGAGGCGTCCCGCCCGAGCGCGCAGGCGCGGGACGCGCTGCCGCACCTCGACCTCGACGCCAACGAGCTCGCCCTGGTCTACCGGGCGCGCGGCATGGGGGCCGACGAGGCGCAGGCCCGGGCGGCCACGGTGCTGGCGGACCTGTCGGCGGTCGGTGGTGCCGCCGCCGCGCTGCCGGCCCAGGACGCGGCGAGCGCGGGCGAGGAGGTCGACGAGCACGAGACCGTCGGCAGCGCGATGGGCGCCGCGCTGGCGTCCTTCTGCTTCTTCGCGGGCGGCGCGATCGTGCCCGTGGTGCCGTACCTGATCGGGCTCGAGGGCTGGGCCGCGGTCGCGCTGGCCTCCGGCCTGGTCGGCATCGCGCTGCTCGGCACCGGGGCGACCGTCGGCGTGCTCTCGGGGTCGTCGCCCGCAAAGCGCGCGCTGCGGCAGCTGGCGATCGGGTTCGGCGCCGCGGCCGCGACCTACGTGCTGGGGCTGGCGTTCGGGACGTCGACGGCCTGA